The DNA segment GCAGCTCATGCACCACGTGTTCATGGTCTCCTGTGAGAACAAAAATTTGTGGAACAAAGTGTCGAGCATTAACAAAACTGATAAACCCGCACCCACCAAACTGGAGTATGGAAAACAACCTCTACTCcgcacaaatacatacatacagagcACACCGAAGACCAGCGCAGCCAACCAGGAGAAGTTTGCAGAAACTAGCTTAGAAGAGATCTCACTCAAGCTAATAAATAGTTATATTCAAGAGAAGTCTCAACTGGTAGAACAATATGAGCAGATGACTCAACTTCAGGATGAAGATGTGCTGAATCTTGACTCAATAGGTTTTGCGTACATGGAGGAACCGGCAACAGATTCTCTAAAAGAGATTTTGAGCCAGACAGAGAAATTGCACAATATGAAAAAAGAATTAGCACAGCAGGAGAAAGATTTAAAGTTAGTCATATCCAgattagaaaatattttacaaggtgacaattttttcttttcatttaCAGAAAAACACATCTATCttttaatcataatattaattatgaaagTGTCAATCAACTGTAGGTATATGGACCTTTAGATTATTCTTTTCTCTGAATTAACCataaatttttgttatttacagATGGGTACAAATGTGCCACTTGCATAAACAGAAACGGAAAAACGGTAGCATCAGAACACAAGGAAATAGAGACTAGCGATAGCTTAGCCAACTTTGGCACTCCCGCAGATTCTACAACATTTAATGAAAATGTTTGCGAAGGGAACACTTTAGCATACAAAACAGACCAGGAAGCTAATGAAAAAAGGGATGAATACACTAATATGATATGTCCAATGTGTGGTGAAACATTCCCAGAAGAAACAAAGTTTACAGACTTTCAGTCACATGTGGAGCAACATTTTACAGGAGAAATAGAACCTGATTCTATCATTGACACCTTTGATAACATTCCCAATTCGATTGATAATATGATCTAGATCTTTgtttgttataatttattgtgctTGTACCtcatgtatattttttgccagtaattaaattaaactatattgttttacaaaaaaaatattaattacaatagatatatataccttTTAAAACCAGTATTAAATAGCGGATTATTTCTGATTAAAAGTTAGCTATAGTGTAAGatagtaaatttataattaaggaaatttataattatgcaaTCTACAGGGGCCTTTGGGTAAATTTTaagatagaaaataaaatatgattccACTGAAC comes from the Plutella xylostella chromosome 9, ilPluXylo3.1, whole genome shotgun sequence genome and includes:
- the LOC105391773 gene encoding protein spindle-F, which codes for MESSSIVSFNNDSAFQNTLKPENNVSVHELALHAMRDRCLLLQRRINALEADNMRLKMDINKNSDNSPYIPLQEDEKLSLHQKIAELKKQKSQLMHHVFMVSCENKNLWNKVSSINKTDKPAPTKLEYGKQPLLRTNTYIQSTPKTSAANQEKFAETSLEEISLKLINSYIQEKSQLVEQYEQMTQLQDEDVLNLDSIGFAYMEEPATDSLKEILSQTEKLHNMKKELAQQEKDLKLVISRLENILQDGYKCATCINRNGKTVASEHKEIETSDSLANFGTPADSTTFNENVCEGNTLAYKTDQEANEKRDEYTNMICPMCGETFPEETKFTDFQSHVEQHFTGEIEPDSIIDTFDNIPNSIDNMI